A window of Acropora muricata isolate sample 2 chromosome 3, ASM3666990v1, whole genome shotgun sequence contains these coding sequences:
- the LOC136912412 gene encoding uncharacterized protein — translation MALSVSNKFSGKLESYSFKIVPGNRRDKRTALTTWDDMIACDMPSAKVSNAYKKKFGVKPQKVHLNDEFCKTFGWLSYNLLGKVKYYDEPPVLKSSISGERFLENKTSEPYTMEAELSTTMTNSATTTVTNASSVSVGSHITIGSEELGIGAQFSQDFTFSNKVGCSSTQSTAVTVSDKVTITVPPGARFRVFLEVSWTQQDKEWEIPVEIDPLGLTGVQFPRRVDKHYYWAVSHNGFFSPPFQSKIQGKLQCAYNTSGRVVVEDLHGKDQF, via the coding sequence ATGGCATTGAGTGTTAGTAACAAATTCAGTGGTAAATTGGAAAGTTATAGCTTCAAGATCGTTCCAGGAAATCGAAGGGATAAACGAACCGCCTTGACAACTTGGGATGACATGATCGCGTGTGATATGCCCTCTGCTAAAGTGTCAAATGCCTATAAGAAAAAGTTTGGAGTGAAGCCCCAGAAAGTGCATCTCAATGATGAGTTCTGCAAAACTTTTGGATGGCTTTCATACAACTTGCTCGGCAAGGTGAAATACTACGATGAGCCCCCCGTTCTGAAAAGTAGTATTTCTGGGGAACGTTTCttggaaaataaaacaagcgAACCATATACGATGGAGGCAGAGCTGTCGACGACCATGACCAATTCTGCAACTACTACTGTAACCAACGCTTCTAGCGTGTCTGTTGGCTCACATATCACGATTGGATCGGAGGAACTTGGTATCGGTGCCcaattttcacaagatttcacCTTCAGCAATAAAGTTGGCTGCTCAAGCACTCAATCCACCGCGGTGACAGTCAGTGACAAAGTTACAATTACTGTACCACCAGGAGCTCGTTTCAGAGTCTTCCTTGAAGTTTCGTGGACGCAACAGGACAAAGAATGGGAGATACCAGTGGAGATTGATCCACTTGGCCTGACCGGTGTGCAGTTTCCAAGGCGAGTTGACAAGCATTATTACTGGGCCGTGTCTCATAATGGCTTTTTCAGCCCTCCCTTCCAGTCAAAGATACAAGGAAAGCTGCAGTGTGCTTACAACACCTCTGGGAGAGTCGTTGTTGAGGATCTCCACGGAAAAGATCAATTCTGA